The Alphaproteobacteria bacterium DNA segment GATTGCTTGGTGCAACAAGACATACGCCCAGGCGGTCGGTTTGTCGCTTGATGACGTGATCAAAGATCAGGTGGAATTGGCTCCGCAAATGCTGCGCGACGGTGCCGCCTCGTTGGGACGCAGGACGCTGGCTACGCGCCAGCCTCAAAGCGAAACGCGCCATGTGGTCGTAGGCGGGCAGCGCCGTTTGTTGGTCATTCAGGAAACACCGACAGAGAATGTTGAAAAGGCCGTTGTGGGCACCGCTGTCGATCAAACGCAGCGCGAAGAGGTTGAGGCCGAATTGGCACGGCATATTTCCGCTCATGCCGAGGTGCTTGAGCATCTGAGTTCGGCCATCGCTATTTATGGATCTGATACGCGCCTCAAATTCTTTAACCGCGCCTATCAGAGGCTGTGGGGCGCGGAAGAAGCCTTTTTGTTGGGCGAGCCGAGTTTCTCCGAAATCCTTGAAGATTTGCGCACCCGCCGCCGCGCGCCCGAGCAGATCGACTTTCAACATTACAAGCGCGAGCGTCTTGGTCTGTTCACCTCGTTGATTGAGCCGCACGAAGATATGATGCATCTGCCCGACGGCACCACATTACGCGTGTTGGCCGTGCCGCATCCGTTCGGCGGGCTGATGTTCGTGCATGAGGACGTCACCGATCGCCTGGCGCTGGAATCCAGTTACAATACCTTGATCGCCGTGCAGCAGGAGACCCTGGACAATCTGGCCGAAGGAATAGCGGTGTTCGGCAGCGATGGCAGGCTCAAGCTTAGCAATCCGGCCTTTGCCCGCATCTGGCGCCTGGATACGAATTCTTTGGCATCAAGTCCGCGCATCGGCGATTTGTTGGAACAGATGAAGCCTCTGTTCGACTATGGCGACAAATGGGAAGATTTTAAGAATGAGATGACGGGTTATGCGCTGGATCGCGTGACGCGGGCCGGGCGCATGGAACGCACGGATCATTCGGTCGTCAAGTTCAACACCGTGCCGCTGCCCGATGGCGCGGTGCTGAATTGTTATCTGGACGTGACCGACTCGGTGCAGATCGAACAGGCTTTGCGCGCCACCAACTCGGCCTTGGCGGCAGCGGATCGGTTGAAATCCGAATTCGTGGCCAATGTGTCCTATCAATTACGCACGCCGTTGAACACCATCATGGGCTTTGCGGAAATCCTGGCCAATCAATATTTCGGCACGCTCAACGAGCGCCAATTGGAATACGCCCGCACCATCATGGATGCCAGCAAGCGCCTGTTGTTGCTGATCAACGACGTGCTGGACTTGGCGATGATCGAATCCGGGCGCATGGCCTTGCATTATCAGGCGGTGGACGTGCCGACATTGCTGCAAGAAACCGCCTCGATGACGCGCGAATGGGCGCGGCAACAATTGCTGGAGATTCTCATCGACTGCGACAGCGAGATCGGCACCATCCAGGCCGACGAGCATCGCTTAAAACAGGCCTTGTTCAACCTCATCAGCAACGCCATTCAATACACGCCGCCCGGGGGCCGCATCACCATGGCGGCCGATATTCAAGATGGCTGGTTGACTCTGTCGGTTATCGATACCGGCATTGGAATCTCGGTGGACGATCAAGAGCGGGTATTCAGCAAGTTCGAGCGCGCCAATATCCAACACCGCCAGGCGGGAGTGGGGCTGGGGCTGTCCTTGGTCAAGAGCTTTATCGAACTGCATGGCGGTCATGTGGATTTGGAGAGCCGTATCAATCATGGGACACGAGTGACATGCGTCATGCCGGTGCGGCCTCAGGCTGTTCTTGCGACCCCGCCTGAAAAGCAAGATGCACCGCCGCCGCTTCCCGGTTCAACGGATTTGCCTCCCCCATCTACAGAACCGCCCAAAGATGACGAAGCCGCCGCCTGATAGAACGAGAAGCATATGCCGAATGAATTCGTAGCCTTTATTGACTGGAACGGGACGTTGCTGGCTGATACGGCCATTTCGGCGCGCATGGCCAGCCATTTCATACAGCAGCTCGGCGGTCGGCCTCTGAACATAGGGGAATTCCGGCGTTTCTTCGATGTTCCGTTTACCCGGCTCTATGAGCAAGCGGGTTGCGATATGGAAAGATTCAAGGCAATTCCCCCGCATTCGCTTACTCAAATGTTCGGCGAAAAGTATGAGCCAATCGCTGCCCGCGCCCGCACACGCCAAGGTGCGCGCGACTTGTTATCCTGGCTGCATATCAACGAAGTGCGTGTGGTCATCCTGAGCAATCATGATCGGAAAAGCATTGAAAGAAACGCGCGCCGCTTGTCTCTATCCTCGATGATCTCCCATATTAGTTCGCGCGACGATGGCGAAGCTCATGATCCCGCGCATAGCCGTGGCAAGGGACAAAGGGCGGCTCGTTATCTAGAACGGCAGGGCATTTCTCCCGCTCAAGCCGTGGTGATCGGTGACACGCCAGAAGAGGCCCATATCGCTCATGAACTGGGTGGCGATGCTTTATCCATTCTGATTTCGGGCGGCTACAGCACCCATCGGCGTCTTGGTGCAGCGAAGCCGCATCATCTGGTCCACCGCCTGGACTCTATTCGCCCAATCCTGGCCCAACATTGGAAGCTGCCGATGACGGCTTCGCCTGGTATGGCCTAGTTGATCCCGATGGTGACGATGCGGGTGAGACGTTCTTGCAGGTTCATGCCGTCCCAGATGGTCTCGAAAACCAGAGCCTGACCGGGCGCGACAAAGCGGTCCACGGCGCGCGCAGGAAGAGACGACAATAGGGGACGAAGCGCCTCGGTATTCACCCCTATGCATAAGACGGTTTGATCGCGGGCGCTCAATTGACCGAGTGCCGCTTCCAGGGTGTCCACCTGTTGCTCGACGAAAGTTCCAAGGCCTGGATGTCGTTCACGCAATTCGGGGCCTGATTGATGGGCTTCCAGGCGGCAAGCCTCATGTGCAAGCTGGCCGTTTATGCGCGTGACCAATCCTTGCGCCGTCAGGCTTTGCGCGCCGGTCATGCGTTCGATCATCGCCGCCGGGGACAAAGACCATCCGCGACGCGCCAGCTCGGTCGCTACGGCGGGCCAGAACACGGATTGAGCCTGTCGCACGGCGTCAGGCGCGCCGATCCATAGCAGCAAACGGGGCGAGGAACAGGCGCGTTGATCGAACCAGAAGGCGTCGATATAAAAATTCTGCGCCAGATTCGTCAGATCATGCGCGGACATGGAAGTCACGGCCTTCGCATCTATCAAAGCCAGAGAGAAGCGATCGGGAAACGCTACCTCGCGCGCCAGGGCCGGCAAAGGAATGGCGCGCAGCGCCTGCACGGTCGCATCGCCGCCCCACACGATCCGCGCTTGGCACAGGCCCGATAATTCGGCGGTGATGGCGTCGTCCGGTTCATAGCTTAGGGCCAGGCTTCTATCGGCAATGGCCGGATGGCGCGCCAATGCCGCGCGTAAAATATCGCACAGCGCCTCCAATTGACCACCGCGCTTGCGCGATAGGCGGATGATGTTGCTGTTGCCTGCCAGCATCGACAGGAACCACGAATAAATAAACACGCTGTCCACATTGGACGGGGCTATATGAAAGGCCAGTCCCAGCGGCAGAATATAGGCGCCGCGCTTGTGGGATAGAACCTCGCTTTCACGATAATCCGTCTCCATCTTGGCCAGAACGGCGGGGCGCAGATGATGCGCCATGGCCATCAGCTCGGGATAGGCCCTCATCTCGCGTGATGTCAGAATGGCATTGCTGACATCCTTGATAAAGGCCAAGGCGCGTGGATCAAAAGGAGATAAGAGGGGTTGGCCAGCCACATGAAGCGCGGCGGCGCGCCAATCATCGGGCTTTGCGGCAAAAGAGGCGGGAGCCAGCAGATATTCCATCATCTAGCCTCCCACCACACGGGTTTCGCTGCAACCGCGCAGCTCGGCGGCGGGAAGGCGGCCTTCGATACGCACGGTCTTGCCTGGGCGGCCACAGGGGCAGTCGTCCTCGCCCGTCACGGCCCCCAAATCCTCGCTCAGCAACACATGGCCCGGATAACTGCGCGGCAAGATGCTCATCACCTGCAACAGACCGGATTCACCCTGCGGCAATGGGCGCAAGCTGGCAGGATCGCGCACCAGAACATCGGCATAGCAAGGCACATGCAATCGTCCATGCGGGCATGACATAAACACCGCGCCTGTTTGCTCGACCATGCCATAGTAATTGCGCACGTCTTGCAGCGCGAAGGTCTGTGCCAATGTGTCGGCAAAATCCTGGGGCGAGACGGCCTGATCGGCCATGCGTTTCCACCCGCCGCCATGCAGCAGCAGACTGCCCTTGGGCAATGTCAGGCTTATGCCTTGTTCGCGCGCCGCCTGCACAAAGCATTGCCAGACGATAAAGGTGAATCCAAACAGCAAAATGGGCTGTGTTCCTTGACGATCCAGCCAGGCGCGCACAGCGTCCCAGTTAGGACGCAGATCGGCATCCAGCGCGTAGAAATGATCGCGTCCGAAAGGTGCAAAGCCCAGTACCGCCGCCGCCCGCGCCGTGCCGCGCGCCGCGCCGTGCAACACGTCGCGGCTGTCCAGGATCATCATCGGTCGGCGTGTCGCGCCCAAAAGATCGCGAGTCACCGCAACAAAGGCCTGGCCCAAAAGCACCGATGTGGCGCTGTCCAAGGCGATGCGCGAGACGGGACGGCCACTGGTGCCGCTGGAGGTCAGCACGCGCGTCACCTGTGAATCAGGCACGCTGCGTAGATCAATCGTCTTGAACAAAGGGACGGGCAAGAAGGGCAAGGATTCAGGCGAACCATCCACCGCGCCGACACCCATGGCGTCAAGGATACGGGCATAAGCCGGGCATGATGCCCTATGCCACGCGGTCAGCGCCGCTAGATGTTCTTTCAGGAACGAACGCCGCGATTCTCCCGCTAAACTGAAAGGCGGGACCGATGCCACATCAAGCGCAGGGCAAGGGGATGCAGTGCTCATGATACTTGCATTCGGCGCAAGGATTCGTAATCCACCTTGCCGCTGGGCAGACGTGGCAAAGGATCGGCGTAAAAGACTTTCAGGCATGATCCGTGCAGATGATAACGGTCCTTGATCATCTGACAGGCATGTTCCACCGCCTCGGCCCTATCCAAGGCGACATAAAGCAGGCTGTCGGTTCCATAACAGGCGACAGTCGTGCCAAGGCTCTGTTGCAGGCGTTCTTCCACGTCACCGAGGCTGATGCGTTGCCCGAACAGCTTTAAGAAGCGCGATTTGCGCCCCGTGACAGTGAAGAACCCTTCTTCATCCACCACGCCCAGATCGCCGGTACGCAGCACGCCGCCCATCTGGTCGCCAAGGGCCAGGTCGTCCCGTTTTTGGGCATAGCCCAGCATCACATTGGGGCCGCGATAGACGATTTCATTCTCGGCATGTGAGTCGATCTCTAACCTGCCGCCGGGAATGGCGATGCCGATACTGCCCGGTTTGTCACGCAACCGATGGGGCGGCATATAGGCCATGCGCGCCGTAGCCTCGGTCTGGCCGTACATCACAAAAAAGCTCCATCCGCGCGATTGGGCCAATTGCTCCATGCGGGCGACGCGCTCGGGCGGCAGACGGCCACCGGCCTGGGTCAGGATGCGCAGGCTTGGCAGGTCCATGGTCTCGAAACGCAGGCGTTCGAGCATCTCATAGGTAAAGGGCACGCCTGCCAAAAAGCTGACGCCATATCGGCGAAACATATCCCAGAATGCGCGTTGCATGACCGTCTGTTCGGTCAGGATCACGCTGCCGCCGACTTTGAGATGGCTGTTCAGAACTGACAGTCCATAGCAGTATTGCAGCGGCAAGGATGTGATGGCTCGATCCTGTGCCAGTAGGCCAAGATAGGAAGCGATCGAATGGGCGTTAGCCTCGAGGTTGTCATAGGATAGTCGCACCAATTTCGGACTGCCGGTCGAGCCGGAAGTGGACAACATCAATGCCAGTTTGTCGTTCAAGTTTGGCGCGGAAGGCGGGTGCCAGGGCAACGACAGAGGCGGTCCATTTGGCGATGACTGGGCCTCTGGCGTCCAGCCCTCGGGCACGGTCTGGCCTTGTGGCCAGACCAACCATTCGGGCGCGTAGATATCCACCAAACTCTGCCATAAGGCCGGGTCCATCTTGGGATCCACCAGAATCACGGGCGCGTTGGCCTGCAATGCGCCTAGATAAGCCGTCACACTGCCCAGGTCATTGGCCATGCCGATCAGCCCCAGGCTGCGGCGACCAAATCGCGCGTTCAGGGATTGCGCAAAGACCTGACAGGCTGAATGAAGCTGGTCATAGCTGACGGCACCAACGCTGGCTTCCTGCCATAAGGCGGGATGCTGGGATGGACGGTCAAGATGCCAGAACATGGAACCCCGCCTTTTTTAAGCTAGACGGTGACGGTTTCGAAGGCCACGCCATATTTGGCTAGGATCTCGCGCGCCTTGCCAAAACTGCTCATGCCGATCACGTCATCGGTTTCGATCATCAGCCCAAAGCCTTCGTCTAATGCGGCGATCAAGGCCATATGACTGACGGAATCCCATTGTGGGACACTGGTATAGGCCAGGTCGTCATTGATTTTTTCCAAGGGCAGTTCCAGCGCCTTGGAAAAAATCTCTTGGAGTTTTTCGTTATTTCTCACGGCAGACGGATCTCCTGCGCGACTTGGATAGAGTGAACTCTATGATGACCCTCGCGCGCAAAGTCTTGCAACTTCGTTAATGAGTTGGTTTTTGCCGGAAAAGAAATTATCCGAGAAACTGCAACAAAGGCACCCTAGCCACATCGGTCAGCTCGCCCAGCGAAGCCGACATCATGCATACGGTGATTTGACGAGGCGAGGGGCTAAAGATCGAGAGCTATTGGATTTGCAAAGAAATCTTCTAGAATCGTGCGATAGATAGATGTTAGCGTCAGGAGGGTATGGCCTAGGCGGGATAATCTCCATGGCACCAGATAAAATCAAATATTTCCTTACATGAGTCAGATAATGTTTTATTATCTATAATAACCATTTTCTTATTTAAGTATTTATCGCCGGATTTTCTTTCAAATATGGCAACTCTTCTGCCATATATAACTTGTAAATTATGATTTAATAATGAATCATTAACACATCTATAAAAACTTTTGTCAAATATCATTTTTTTGTTATTTTGAATAATAAATCTAAATTTTAATCCATTATTCATTAGTCCATTTAGTCCAGCAATAACCATAGAAGTCGCAATTGAATTATCCGCAAACAATGAAAGTACTTCACCACTATTATCTTTCATGGTCATGAATATATCTTTCTGAAGCCGTAATGCGTTTTGTTCTGGTGTGCCTATAATGGTTTCTATATGACTGTCTTTAAGCTGCACGCCCATAAACGGCGTAAATTCAATATTCTCCTGCTCCATTGCTGCAACCAATGCGTTCATAGTGCGACTACGGGGAGACACAAAACCAAGCTCAAGCTTACGGATAGTGCCTATGGAAAGCCCAGAGGCTTTCGCTAAATCATCTTGCGACCACCCCAGTAGCGCACGACCTGCTTTTATCTGCCTTGCGTCAATAGCTTGGGCCGTTCTCGATTTCATCATAGGACTTTCTCTATCATGTGTACCATATAGCACCCAAGTTCTGCAGATGCGCATAGGATAGATTACTATAATGCGTTTACACAGCAAGAATAGCTTTAGCAAGCTGCTAAACGAAAGCTACCTCCCAAAATGTAGCCCAACGATGTATGCCGCCGCTTCCTTTAAGCTTCCTATAAGTTGGAATTCGTCCAGTTTTTGAGGGAAAACGAGTGGCAATTCCGTACAAACGAGGCCGATGGTGTTGATCTGTGTATCCTGCCGTGCTTCCTGTAGAACGCTCTTCACATAGGTATCGATCATAGAGTCCGTAATATTTTGTCCGATTGTCGCCAGAATAACCTCCACCGATTGTTCTCGTAACGCTTCACTTGGCTCCTGATAGAGAATGCCGCGTTTCTTCAATGCTTTTTGATAAAGCCCCGTTTCGATGGTAGTCCACGACAAAGCCATCCAGGCCTATCAAGACATCATGCATACGGCGATCTAGCGATCGGGAAAGACGGTCTGAGAGAGTCGTCGATGCCCGGGCATCATCCTGCCTCGATCCTTAGCATTCCTAAATAAGGGACCGGTGCAGCGGCGGATGGGGCGCAAGATTCTGGCAGGGAGAAACCAAACTCTGTGTGCAGATGCGCCATAATGAATTTCATGAGAAAGCCATGAGACACGCACAAAATCCGCTTCCCCTTGTATTCCTCCAAAACATCTTGAACGCGCGCGATAATCGAACCTCTTTTCTCAACCCCGGCATGGCCTGTCTCTATGGCATCGTCAAGCCGCTTACGCAGCACACTCAAAGGGACTTCCGTGGAATCGCCACATAGCGCGATGGGCGAAAATGCGATTTCATTAATCCGATGATCCACCATCGGCGAGAGGTCTATTCCCGCCCACTCCATCATTAAAGAACATGTCTGCTGCGCCCTGCGCGCTTGGCCACATAGAACCACCTGACTGTCCTTGATTGATGTCCGCCATTCATCCATTTCCTTTAAGCCATGCCTTACGAACCCCTGATCCACATCAGGGTCAAGACTTCCCGAGGCCAGCCCTTCCAGCTCAGACAATGAAAGCTTTTCATAGCTGTCATAAGGGGGCAGCAACTGGCCGTGTCGCATGAAGATGGCGGTCAATGGCGTTTCCTTTCACCGATGCGGGACGATGTGACGAAGGCAGGTCTAGGGGGGATCCTGGGCCAATCTTCTTTTGCTGACAGTCCAGGATAAGGCTTAATCCCGTATTGAATTCGTTCGGTGCCATCCCGCAGCCAATACAGGCTGGCAATCGGCTCTCACATGCGCGGATAGCCATATGGGAAGCCGGCCCCCCATACTGCGTGACCAAACCGGCGGGATTCATCGTGAAGATAAAATCATAACCGGGATCGGCCTGTTCCAGCACAACGATCTTACCTTCAATATCTGCGGGCTGGATGCGTCCAATTGATTCGCGGGAAAGCACGATGAACCCCGCTTTAACCTTCTCATGCCCATAGAAATAACCATTCTTCGCATTACTGGGAACAAAATATAGGTCTTCGACACCACGGATGACGTCTGGCAGCATAAGATGTGCGGCGGTATGATGGCTTTGTTCGGAAATATTCACCGAGGTTCCTATGGAATCCACATCGGGAACCATCATCCCTTCAATGTCGCCAATCTCCATGTGACGGGCTTGGTGCTCGGTCAAACCCACTGCCTTGATGTGCCCACGAATGGCCTTGGCCAGGAAATCAAAGGCGCGGGTAAATTCGAATTTGACATCCTCCCTCATCAGCATCAGTGCGCGAAGGCGTAGCGTGTCGTCTCGCTTTCCTTCGTCGCACAAGTCAAGAAATTGATCAAAATGCCCATGACGTTTTTCTGGGACGCTTTCTAAATGGGATGTCTGGACATCAGGCGC contains these protein-coding regions:
- a CDS encoding PAS-domain containing protein; this encodes MVKGEDEHRRAILEERAVATAWQSVLDTLPIPVWLRHADGRIAWCNKTYAQAVGLSLDDVIKDQVELAPQMLRDGAASLGRRTLATRQPQSETRHVVVGGQRRLLVIQETPTENVEKAVVGTAVDQTQREEVEAELARHISAHAEVLEHLSSAIAIYGSDTRLKFFNRAYQRLWGAEEAFLLGEPSFSEILEDLRTRRRAPEQIDFQHYKRERLGLFTSLIEPHEDMMHLPDGTTLRVLAVPHPFGGLMFVHEDVTDRLALESSYNTLIAVQQETLDNLAEGIAVFGSDGRLKLSNPAFARIWRLDTNSLASSPRIGDLLEQMKPLFDYGDKWEDFKNEMTGYALDRVTRAGRMERTDHSVVKFNTVPLPDGAVLNCYLDVTDSVQIEQALRATNSALAAADRLKSEFVANVSYQLRTPLNTIMGFAEILANQYFGTLNERQLEYARTIMDASKRLLLLINDVLDLAMIESGRMALHYQAVDVPTLLQETASMTREWARQQLLEILIDCDSEIGTIQADEHRLKQALFNLISNAIQYTPPGGRITMAADIQDGWLTLSVIDTGIGISVDDQERVFSKFERANIQHRQAGVGLGLSLVKSFIELHGGHVDLESRINHGTRVTCVMPVRPQAVLATPPEKQDAPPPLPGSTDLPPPSTEPPKDDEAAA
- a CDS encoding HAD family hydrolase translates to MPNEFVAFIDWNGTLLADTAISARMASHFIQQLGGRPLNIGEFRRFFDVPFTRLYEQAGCDMERFKAIPPHSLTQMFGEKYEPIAARARTRQGARDLLSWLHINEVRVVILSNHDRKSIERNARRLSLSSMISHISSRDDGEAHDPAHSRGKGQRAARYLERQGISPAQAVVIGDTPEEAHIAHELGGDALSILISGGYSTHRRLGAAKPHHLVHRLDSIRPILAQHWKLPMTASPGMA
- a CDS encoding acyl-protein synthetase, giving the protein MSTASPCPALDVASVPPFSLAGESRRSFLKEHLAALTAWHRASCPAYARILDAMGVGAVDGSPESLPFLPVPLFKTIDLRSVPDSQVTRVLTSSGTSGRPVSRIALDSATSVLLGQAFVAVTRDLLGATRRPMMILDSRDVLHGAARGTARAAAVLGFAPFGRDHFYALDADLRPNWDAVRAWLDRQGTQPILLFGFTFIVWQCFVQAAREQGISLTLPKGSLLLHGGGWKRMADQAVSPQDFADTLAQTFALQDVRNYYGMVEQTGAVFMSCPHGRLHVPCYADVLVRDPASLRPLPQGESGLLQVMSILPRSYPGHVLLSEDLGAVTGEDDCPCGRPGKTVRIEGRLPAAELRGCSETRVVGG
- a CDS encoding AMP-binding protein: MFWHLDRPSQHPALWQEASVGAVSYDQLHSACQVFAQSLNARFGRRSLGLIGMANDLGSVTAYLGALQANAPVILVDPKMDPALWQSLVDIYAPEWLVWPQGQTVPEGWTPEAQSSPNGPPLSLPWHPPSAPNLNDKLALMLSTSGSTGSPKLVRLSYDNLEANAHSIASYLGLLAQDRAITSLPLQYCYGLSVLNSHLKVGGSVILTEQTVMQRAFWDMFRRYGVSFLAGVPFTYEMLERLRFETMDLPSLRILTQAGGRLPPERVARMEQLAQSRGWSFFVMYGQTEATARMAYMPPHRLRDKPGSIGIAIPGGRLEIDSHAENEIVYRGPNVMLGYAQKRDDLALGDQMGGVLRTGDLGVVDEEGFFTVTGRKSRFLKLFGQRISLGDVEERLQQSLGTTVACYGTDSLLYVALDRAEAVEHACQMIKDRYHLHGSCLKVFYADPLPRLPSGKVDYESLRRMQVS
- a CDS encoding acyl carrier protein, translated to MRNNEKLQEIFSKALELPLEKINDDLAYTSVPQWDSVSHMALIAALDEGFGLMIETDDVIGMSSFGKAREILAKYGVAFETVTV
- a CDS encoding helix-turn-helix transcriptional regulator, coding for MKSRTAQAIDARQIKAGRALLGWSQDDLAKASGLSIGTIRKLELGFVSPRSRTMNALVAAMEQENIEFTPFMGVQLKDSHIETIIGTPEQNALRLQKDIFMTMKDNSGEVLSLFADNSIATSMVIAGLNGLMNNGLKFRFIIQNNKKMIFDKSFYRCVNDSLLNHNLQVIYGRRVAIFERKSGDKYLNKKMVIIDNKTLSDSCKEIFDFIWCHGDYPA
- a CDS encoding aspartate/glutamate racemase family protein, which codes for MALSWTTIETGLYQKALKKRGILYQEPSEALREQSVEVILATIGQNITDSMIDTYVKSVLQEARQDTQINTIGLVCTELPLVFPQKLDEFQLIGSLKEAAAYIVGLHFGR
- a CDS encoding histidine phosphatase family protein, coding for MTAIFMRHGQLLPPYDSYEKLSLSELEGLASGSLDPDVDQGFVRHGLKEMDEWRTSIKDSQVVLCGQARRAQQTCSLMMEWAGIDLSPMVDHRINEIAFSPIALCGDSTEVPLSVLRKRLDDAIETGHAGVEKRGSIIARVQDVLEEYKGKRILCVSHGFLMKFIMAHLHTEFGFSLPESCAPSAAAPVPYLGMLRIEAG